In a genomic window of Pseudomonas oryzihabitans:
- a CDS encoding LysE family translocator, with amino-acid sequence MTLILSMAAFALVASLSPGPVNLVGFNTGLTHGWRTALWHVAGATLGFVALLLAVGFGLHEVLATWPVLLDVLRVAGALFLLYLAWKLARASGDLGTGRLAHRPGFRDGVLLQWLNPKAWLAAAAGVALFVGEDRLRLALFAGLYLVICFASLACWAVAGELLRGRALTPTRLRLLNRLLALLLVLCAASLLWQG; translated from the coding sequence ATGACCCTGATCCTGTCCATGGCCGCCTTCGCCCTGGTGGCCTCCCTCTCCCCCGGCCCGGTCAACCTGGTGGGCTTCAATACCGGACTCACCCATGGCTGGCGCACGGCGCTGTGGCACGTCGCCGGTGCGACCCTGGGCTTCGTCGCCCTGCTGCTGGCGGTCGGCTTCGGGCTGCACGAGGTGCTGGCGACCTGGCCGGTGCTGCTCGATGTCTTGCGGGTGGCCGGCGCCCTGTTCCTGCTGTACCTGGCGTGGAAGCTGGCGCGGGCCTCGGGTGACCTGGGGACGGGACGGCTGGCGCACCGCCCGGGCTTTCGCGATGGCGTCCTGTTGCAGTGGCTCAATCCCAAAGCCTGGCTGGCCGCTGCGGCGGGCGTGGCGTTGTTCGTTGGCGAGGATCGTTTGCGCCTGGCCTTGTTCGCCGGGCTCTATCTGGTGATCTGCTTCGCCTCGCTCGCCTGCTGGGCGGTGGCGGGGGAGTTGTTGCGCGGGCGGGCCCTTACGCCGACGCGGCTGCGCCTATTGAATCGCCTGCTCGCCCTGTTGTTGGTGCTCTGCGCCGCCTCACTGCTGTGGCAGGGCTGA
- the dapD gene encoding 2,3,4,5-tetrahydropyridine-2,6-dicarboxylate N-succinyltransferase — MSNALFSIAFGVGTQNRQDAWLEVFYAQPLLNPAPELVAAVAPLLEYQGGNQAIAFAPAQARGLAEALKGIDAVQSALLTRLAESTKPLVATLLAEDAAPTSTPEAYLKLHLLSHRLVKPHGLNLSGIFALLPNVAWTNQGAIDLAELPAEQLEARLRGKLLEVFSVDKFPKMTDYVVPAGVRIADTARVRLGAYVGEGTTVMHEGFVNFNAGTAGPGMIEGRVSAGVFVGKGSDLGGGCSTMGTLSGGGNIIISVGEGCLIGANAGIGIPLGDRCTVESGLYVTAGTKVAVLDDQNQLVRVVKARELAGQSDLLLRRNSETGAVECKTNKTAIELNEALHAHN, encoded by the coding sequence ATGTCGAATGCCCTCTTCAGTATCGCCTTCGGTGTCGGCACCCAGAATCGCCAGGACGCCTGGTTGGAAGTCTTCTATGCTCAGCCCCTGCTGAATCCGGCACCCGAGCTGGTCGCGGCGGTCGCCCCCCTGCTCGAGTACCAGGGCGGTAACCAGGCCATCGCCTTCGCTCCGGCCCAGGCTCGCGGCCTGGCCGAGGCACTCAAGGGCATCGACGCGGTGCAATCGGCGCTGCTGACCCGCCTGGCCGAGAGCACCAAGCCGCTGGTGGCGACCCTGCTGGCCGAAGATGCCGCGCCGACCTCCACGCCCGAGGCGTACCTGAAGCTGCATCTGCTGTCCCATCGCCTGGTCAAGCCGCATGGCCTGAATCTGAGCGGCATCTTCGCCCTGCTGCCCAACGTGGCCTGGACCAACCAGGGCGCCATCGACCTGGCCGAGCTGCCGGCCGAGCAACTGGAAGCGCGCCTGCGCGGCAAGCTGCTGGAAGTCTTCTCGGTGGACAAGTTCCCCAAGATGACCGACTACGTGGTACCGGCCGGCGTGCGCATCGCCGACACCGCCCGCGTGCGCCTGGGCGCCTACGTGGGTGAAGGCACCACGGTGATGCACGAAGGCTTCGTCAACTTCAACGCCGGTACCGCCGGCCCCGGCATGATCGAAGGCCGCGTCTCCGCGGGCGTCTTCGTCGGCAAGGGCTCGGACCTGGGCGGCGGCTGCTCCACCATGGGCACCCTGTCGGGCGGCGGCAACATCATCATCAGCGTTGGCGAAGGCTGCCTGATCGGCGCCAACGCCGGCATCGGCATCCCGCTGGGCGACCGCTGCACCGTGGAATCCGGTCTCTATGTGACCGCTGGCACCAAGGTCGCCGTGCTGGATGACCAGAACCAGCTGGTGCGGGTGGTCAAGGCCCGCGAGCTGGCCGGCCAGAGCGACCTGCTGCTGCGCCGCAATTCGGAAACCGGCGCGGTCGAATGCAAGACCAACAAGACCGCCATCGAACTCAACGAAGCGCTGCACGCGCACAACTGA
- a CDS encoding aminotransferase class V-fold PLP-dependent enzyme, with translation MSLPSPWRAEFPAFTAFAVDGITYLDSAATAQKPQVVLDALLASYSLGAANVHRAQHWAAERATAAYEGARGRIAAWLGAASPHEVVLTRGATEALNLLAYGLEDAFAAGDEILISALEHHANLLPWQQLARRRGLQLKVIPLTPSGHLDLDVAEALLGPKTRLVAVSQLSNVLGTWQPLRELAERVRARSPAWLVVDGAQGAVHGRHRPADFDADFYVFSGHKLYAPEAIGVLWGKAECLAQLKPWQLGGEMVRHTTFSEAQFHAAPMGFEAGTPPIGAAIALGAAVDWLQGQDETLIRGHEQALSLKLLAGLAARDGVRVLGEPQIALASFQVKGIDVGDLSHLLGEQGIAVRAGQHCAMPLFQTLQTPGALRVSLGLYNDAEDLQRFFTALDNALELLR, from the coding sequence ATGTCGCTACCCTCTCCCTGGAGAGCCGAATTTCCGGCTTTCACCGCCTTCGCTGTCGACGGCATCACCTACCTCGACAGCGCCGCCACGGCGCAGAAGCCCCAGGTGGTGCTGGATGCCCTGCTGGCCAGCTATAGCCTGGGCGCCGCCAATGTGCACCGGGCCCAGCACTGGGCGGCCGAGCGCGCCACCGCTGCCTACGAGGGCGCTCGGGGGCGGATCGCCGCCTGGCTAGGTGCTGCCTCGCCGCACGAGGTGGTACTGACCCGCGGGGCCACCGAGGCGCTCAACCTGCTGGCCTATGGCCTGGAGGACGCCTTCGCCGCCGGTGACGAAATCCTGATCAGCGCCCTGGAGCACCATGCCAACCTGCTGCCCTGGCAGCAGTTGGCGCGGCGCCGGGGCCTGCAGTTGAAGGTGATCCCCCTGACCCCGAGCGGTCATCTGGACCTGGATGTCGCCGAGGCGCTGCTGGGGCCCAAGACCCGGCTGGTCGCAGTCAGCCAGCTGTCCAATGTGCTCGGCACCTGGCAGCCGCTGAGGGAACTGGCTGAACGGGTACGGGCCCGCTCGCCGGCCTGGCTGGTGGTGGATGGCGCCCAGGGCGCGGTACATGGACGGCATCGCCCGGCCGACTTCGACGCCGATTTCTATGTGTTCTCCGGCCACAAGCTCTATGCCCCGGAGGCCATCGGCGTGCTCTGGGGCAAGGCCGAGTGCCTGGCGCAGCTCAAGCCCTGGCAATTGGGTGGCGAGATGGTGCGGCACACCACCTTCAGCGAAGCCCAGTTCCATGCCGCGCCCATGGGCTTCGAGGCGGGGACGCCACCCATAGGCGCGGCCATCGCCCTGGGCGCAGCGGTAGACTGGCTGCAGGGGCAGGACGAAACCCTGATCCGCGGTCACGAGCAAGCCTTGAGTCTGAAGTTGCTGGCGGGCCTCGCCGCCCGCGACGGCGTCCGGGTGCTGGGCGAGCCGCAGATCGCCCTGGCCAGTTTCCAGGTCAAGGGGATCGATGTCGGCGACCTGTCTCACCTGCTGGGTGAACAGGGCATCGCCGTACGGGCCGGGCAGCACTGTGCCATGCCGCTGTTCCAGACCCTGCAGACGCCCGGCGCCCTGCGGGTCTCCCTGGGCCTCTACAACGACGCCGAGGATCTGCAGCGCTTCTTCACTGCCCTGGACAACGCCCTGGAGCTCTTGCGATGA
- a CDS encoding NAD(P)-dependent oxidoreductase — translation MSAHPSIGFIGFGAMAQRMGANLREAGYPVSAYAEHQQDGERQGTPMEPLATLLPQAEVVIVSLPNDAILEQVLLGPDGVLARLESGRLLINTSTNSPGLALRLEAAGRSRGIAVVEAPVSGSTPEAEKAQLVVLAGGEPEAVERARPILETLGKTVHHVGPTGQGAAIKLAINGLMGAGLAALAEALAYATRAGLDAEVLFEVFGDLAVLSPHHQRKLAALRDGDFAPQFPAALMHKDMGLLLAELNATFQGAPTLAAAAQQLALGAELHPDADYLITADVLLEEAEDAATR, via the coding sequence ATGTCCGCCCATCCCTCAATCGGTTTCATCGGCTTCGGTGCCATGGCCCAGCGCATGGGCGCCAACCTGCGCGAGGCGGGTTATCCGGTCAGCGCCTATGCCGAGCACCAGCAGGACGGCGAGCGCCAGGGCACGCCCATGGAGCCCTTGGCGACGCTGTTGCCCCAGGCCGAGGTAGTGATCGTTTCGCTGCCCAACGACGCCATCCTCGAACAGGTTCTACTCGGCCCCGACGGCGTCCTGGCCCGGCTGGAATCCGGTCGTCTGCTGATCAACACCAGCACCAATTCGCCGGGCCTGGCCCTGCGCCTGGAGGCGGCCGGGCGTTCCCGCGGCATCGCCGTGGTCGAGGCGCCGGTGTCCGGTAGCACGCCGGAGGCCGAGAAGGCGCAACTGGTGGTGCTGGCCGGCGGCGAACCCGAAGCGGTGGAGCGCGCCCGTCCCATCCTCGAAACCCTCGGCAAGACCGTGCACCACGTCGGCCCGACCGGGCAGGGCGCGGCTATCAAGCTGGCCATCAACGGCCTGATGGGCGCCGGTCTCGCCGCCCTGGCCGAAGCCCTGGCCTATGCCACCCGCGCCGGCCTGGATGCCGAGGTGCTGTTCGAGGTGTTCGGCGACCTGGCGGTGCTGTCGCCCCATCACCAACGCAAGCTGGCCGCCTTGCGCGACGGTGACTTCGCTCCGCAATTTCCGGCCGCGCTGATGCACAAGGACATGGGCCTGCTGCTGGCCGAGCTCAATGCCACCTTCCAGGGTGCCCCGACCCTGGCCGCCGCCGCGCAGCAACTGGCCCTGGGCGCCGAACTGCACCCGGATGCCGACTACCTCATCACCGCCGATGTGCTGCTGGAGGAGGCCGAGGACGCCGCCACTCGGTGA
- a CDS encoding alpha/beta hydrolase — protein MSAREESLLLEGPAGTLEALYQSPAEPTAAVLLCHPHPLHGGTMQNKVVATLQRIARDAGQATLRFNFRGVGASTGVHAGGEGEIDDAAAAVTWLRERHPDLPLILCGFSFGSCVAACLGGRLEAEGVPVAGLFMLAPPVERFSVDGRLPTQARLTVIQPEADEVVTPERVYAWSAALEQPHELLRVPECSHFFHGKLVELKDLVLPRLQA, from the coding sequence GTGTCAGCCCGTGAAGAATCCCTGCTGCTGGAGGGCCCTGCGGGCACTCTGGAAGCCCTGTACCAGAGCCCGGCCGAACCCACCGCCGCGGTCCTGCTTTGCCATCCCCATCCGCTCCACGGTGGCACCATGCAGAACAAGGTGGTCGCCACCTTGCAGCGCATCGCCCGCGACGCGGGTCAGGCCACGCTCAGATTCAACTTCCGCGGCGTGGGCGCCAGCACCGGCGTGCATGCCGGCGGCGAAGGCGAGATCGACGATGCCGCGGCCGCCGTGACCTGGCTGCGCGAACGCCATCCCGACCTGCCGCTGATCCTTTGCGGCTTCTCCTTCGGCTCCTGCGTCGCCGCCTGCCTGGGTGGTCGACTCGAAGCCGAAGGTGTGCCGGTGGCGGGCCTGTTCATGCTGGCGCCCCCGGTGGAGCGCTTTTCGGTCGATGGGCGTCTACCGACCCAGGCGCGCCTCACCGTCATCCAGCCCGAGGCCGACGAAGTGGTGACCCCCGAGCGGGTCTACGCCTGGTCCGCCGCCCTCGAACAGCCTCACGAACTACTCCGCGTTCCCGAGTGCAGCCATTTCTTTCATGGCAAACTCGTCGAACTTAAAGATCTGGTCCTGCCCCGCCTGCAGGCCTGA
- a CDS encoding tryptophan--tRNA ligase, producing MTTRILTGITTTGTPHLGNYAGAIRPAIRASLADDADSFYFLADYHALIKCDDPARIQRSRLEIAATWLASGLDPERVTFYRQSDIPEIPELTWLLTCVAGKGLLNRAHAYKAAVDRNLEQGEDPDAGVTMGLYSYPVLMAADILMFNALRVPVGRDQIQHVEMARDIGQRFNHLFGNGRDYFALPEAVIEESVSTLPGLDGRKMSKSYDNTIPLFGSAKQLKDAIARIVTDSRLPGEPKDPDSAHLFTLYQAFATPEQSAAFRTALQDGLAWGEAKGQLFDLLDAELGEARERYAALITRPDDLEDILLAGAAKARRYATPFLGELREAVGLRSLKTQVATGGTKKKASKTARFVSFRENDGSFRFRLLDADGTELALSIPFAEAKTAGITSKQLVTTPASVAAGEGNGFQLLLDDQVVAEGVASDSPAARDALVERTRAALAQLAEG from the coding sequence ATGACCACTCGCATCCTCACTGGCATCACCACCACCGGTACCCCGCACCTGGGCAACTACGCCGGTGCCATCCGTCCCGCCATCCGTGCCAGCCTGGCCGACGATGCCGACTCCTTCTATTTCCTCGCCGACTACCACGCCCTGATCAAGTGCGACGACCCCGCGCGCATCCAGCGCTCGCGCCTGGAGATCGCCGCCACCTGGTTGGCCAGCGGCCTGGACCCGGAGCGGGTGACCTTCTATCGCCAGTCCGACATCCCCGAGATTCCCGAACTGACCTGGCTGCTCACCTGCGTCGCCGGCAAGGGCCTGCTCAACCGCGCCCATGCCTACAAGGCCGCGGTCGATCGCAACCTGGAGCAGGGCGAAGATCCGGATGCCGGGGTGACCATGGGGCTCTACAGCTATCCGGTGCTGATGGCCGCGGACATCCTCATGTTCAACGCCCTGCGCGTACCGGTCGGCCGCGACCAGATCCAGCATGTGGAAATGGCCCGCGACATCGGTCAGCGCTTCAACCACCTGTTCGGCAATGGCCGCGACTACTTTGCCCTGCCCGAGGCGGTCATCGAGGAAAGCGTCTCCACCTTGCCCGGCCTCGACGGCCGCAAGATGTCCAAGAGCTACGACAACACCATCCCGCTGTTCGGCAGCGCCAAGCAACTCAAGGACGCCATCGCCCGGATCGTCACCGACTCGCGCCTGCCCGGCGAGCCCAAGGACCCCGACAGCGCCCACCTCTTCACCCTCTACCAGGCCTTCGCCACCCCCGAGCAGAGCGCGGCCTTCCGTACAGCCCTGCAGGACGGCCTGGCCTGGGGCGAAGCCAAGGGCCAGCTGTTCGACCTGCTCGACGCCGAGCTGGGCGAGGCGCGCGAGCGCTATGCCGCGCTGATCACCCGTCCCGATGACCTTGAAGACATCCTGCTGGCCGGCGCCGCCAAGGCCCGCCGCTATGCCACGCCCTTCCTCGGCGAACTGCGCGAAGCCGTGGGCCTGCGCTCGCTCAAGACCCAGGTCGCCACCGGTGGCACCAAGAAAAAAGCCAGCAAGACCGCCCGTTTCGTCAGCTTCCGCGAGAACGATGGCAGCTTCCGCTTCCGCCTGCTCGATGCCGACGGCACCGAACTGGCGCTCTCGATCCCCTTCGCCGAGGCCAAGACCGCCGGTATCACCAGCAAGCAATTGGTCACGACGCCGGCTAGCGTTGCAGCGGGCGAGGGCAATGGCTTCCAGCTGCTGCTGGATGACCAGGTCGTGGCCGAAGGTGTCGCCAGCGATTCCCCTGCCGCCCGCGATGCGTTGGTCGAGCGCACCCGCGCCGCCCTGGCGCAATTGGCCGAAGGCTGA
- a CDS encoding ArsC family reductase, which yields MPAAAAGLSLYGIKACDTMKKARQWLDEHGQAYDFHDYKQSGIDRARLAAWCAEHGWEKVLNRAGTTFRKLDDAQKADLDTAKAIDLMLAQPSMIKRPVLDLGDRTLLGFKPELYAAALN from the coding sequence ATGCCCGCAGCGGCCGCTGGCCTGAGCCTCTACGGCATCAAGGCTTGTGACACCATGAAGAAGGCCCGCCAATGGCTCGACGAGCACGGCCAGGCCTATGATTTCCACGACTACAAGCAGAGCGGCATCGACCGCGCGCGGCTGGCCGCCTGGTGCGCGGAGCACGGCTGGGAGAAGGTGCTCAATCGCGCCGGCACCACCTTCCGCAAGCTCGACGATGCCCAGAAGGCCGACCTGGATACCGCCAAGGCCATCGACCTGATGCTGGCGCAGCCTTCGATGATCAAGCGTCCCGTGCTCGATCTCGGCGACCGTACCCTGCTGGGCTTCAAGCCCGAGCTCTATGCCGCGGCCCTGAACTGA
- the tadA gene encoding tRNA adenosine(34) deaminase TadA translates to MARFRPLPIVDRSRDDLFMREALALAEQGAAQGEVPVGAVVVLEGEIIGRGFNQPIGTHDPSAHAEMQAIRAAAARLANYRLPGATLYVTLEPCSMCAGLIVHSRIQRLVYGASEPRAGMAQSRGRFFEQDFLNHRVLVEGGVLAEACGQVLTDFFRARRNPAAGEG, encoded by the coding sequence ATGGCCCGTTTTCGCCCCTTACCCATCGTCGACCGTAGTCGGGATGACCTCTTCATGCGCGAAGCCCTCGCGCTGGCAGAGCAAGGAGCCGCCCAGGGCGAAGTACCCGTGGGTGCCGTGGTGGTACTCGAAGGGGAAATTATCGGGCGGGGTTTCAATCAACCCATCGGTACCCACGATCCCAGCGCTCATGCCGAGATGCAGGCCATCCGCGCCGCCGCCGCGCGCCTCGCCAACTACCGGCTGCCGGGCGCCACCCTCTACGTGACCCTGGAGCCCTGCAGCATGTGCGCCGGCCTCATCGTCCATAGCCGCATCCAGCGGCTGGTCTACGGCGCCAGCGAACCCCGCGCCGGCATGGCCCAGAGTCGGGGGCGTTTCTTCGAGCAGGATTTCCTCAACCACCGGGTGCTGGTGGAGGGTGGGGTGCTGGCCGAGGCCTGCGGCCAGGTACTGACCGACTTCTTCCGTGCCCGCCGGAACCCGGCGGCAGGTGAGGGTTAG
- a CDS encoding YhcB family protein has translation MEQSLTTWLLPLVTLLIGVGIGFLLARLVPGAAPSRVQRQLDDLQKKFDDYQHEVTSHFSTTAGLVRKLTQTYQDMQTHLSEGAERLAQDELTRQHLLASLHSAEQRYPTSRERIDGPTEAPRDYAPKGDGTPGTLDETYGVKSRG, from the coding sequence GTGGAACAGTCGCTCACTACCTGGTTGTTGCCCCTGGTCACGCTGCTGATCGGGGTCGGGATAGGTTTTCTGCTGGCGCGCCTGGTGCCGGGTGCCGCGCCGAGCCGGGTGCAGCGCCAGTTGGATGACCTGCAGAAGAAGTTCGACGACTACCAGCATGAGGTCACCAGCCACTTCAGCACCACCGCCGGCCTGGTGCGCAAGCTCACCCAGACCTACCAGGACATGCAGACCCACCTGTCCGAAGGCGCCGAGCGCCTGGCGCAGGACGAGTTGACCCGGCAGCACCTGCTGGCCTCGCTGCACAGCGCCGAACAGCGCTATCCCACCAGCCGCGAGCGGATCGACGGTCCGACCGAAGCGCCGCGGGACTATGCGCCCAAGGGTGATGGCACCCCGGGCACCCTCGACGAAACCTACGGCGTGAAGAGCCGCGGTTGA
- a CDS encoding AraC family transcriptional regulator, with translation MTATGTAVPRFWRDPALPFIEARSIQDGRSLCYAPHSHETFSIGTVLGGRSRYHNGPTRELVGAGTLVLMNPGDVHACNPQGKEAWRYRMLHVDAGWLAELQTKGTDDFQPFAVQLSQDRQLYRGLEDLYTCLVDPDSVTLQRQSQALLYFEAVLARLGRTPLAPTPIREDRRLRRAADFLEAHCGEGVSLDQLSEIADLSPTQLIRSFRRRYGLTPHAYLIDCRIRLARHRLRQGEELAEVAHATGFADQAHLQRTFKRLVAATPGQYRAASEPVQNLAS, from the coding sequence ATGACCGCTACCGGCACCGCCGTTCCCCGCTTCTGGCGCGATCCCGCGCTGCCCTTTATCGAGGCGCGTTCCATCCAGGACGGCCGTTCGCTCTGCTACGCCCCGCATTCCCACGAGACCTTTTCCATTGGCACCGTACTGGGCGGTCGCAGCCGCTATCACAACGGCCCGACCCGCGAACTGGTCGGGGCGGGTACCCTGGTGCTGATGAATCCCGGTGATGTCCATGCCTGCAACCCCCAGGGCAAAGAGGCCTGGCGCTATCGGATGTTGCATGTGGACGCCGGCTGGTTGGCTGAACTACAAACCAAGGGCACCGACGATTTCCAGCCGTTCGCTGTGCAACTGTCTCAGGATCGGCAGCTGTATCGGGGTCTGGAAGACCTCTACACCTGTCTGGTCGATCCCGACAGTGTCACCCTGCAACGTCAAAGCCAGGCGCTGCTGTATTTCGAAGCGGTACTGGCCCGCCTCGGTCGTACACCCCTCGCGCCGACGCCCATCCGCGAGGACCGGCGCCTGCGCCGCGCCGCCGATTTCCTCGAAGCCCATTGCGGCGAGGGCGTCAGCCTCGACCAATTGAGCGAGATCGCGGACCTGTCGCCCACCCAGCTGATCCGCAGCTTCCGCCGTCGCTACGGCCTCACTCCCCATGCCTACCTGATCGACTGCCGCATCCGCCTGGCGCGCCATCGCCTGCGCCAGGGCGAGGAACTGGCCGAGGTCGCTCACGCCACCGGCTTCGCCGACCAGGCCCACCTGCAGCGCACCTTTAAGCGCCTGGTGGCGGCGACGCCCGGCCAGTACCGCGCTGCTTCAGAGCCTGTTCAAAATCTCGCGAGCTAG
- a CDS encoding SufE family protein gives MNLLPDAAEARRAFVIAKGWEARSRLLLQWAERLPAVLEERDEDLVQGCESRVRLTHEAQGDRHFFRASSESRVLKGLLAVVLVRANGLTHEELGRLDIHGWLGELGLERQLSQSRSNGLNAVLARMRELAA, from the coding sequence ATGAATCTACTTCCCGATGCGGCGGAAGCCCGCCGCGCCTTCGTCATCGCCAAGGGCTGGGAAGCGCGTTCGCGTCTCCTGCTGCAATGGGCCGAGCGCCTGCCGGCGGTCCTGGAGGAACGCGACGAAGACCTGGTGCAAGGCTGCGAGAGTCGCGTGCGCCTGACCCATGAGGCCCAGGGTGACCGACATTTCTTTCGCGCCAGCAGCGAATCCCGGGTGCTCAAGGGGTTGCTCGCCGTGGTACTGGTGCGCGCCAACGGACTCACCCACGAGGAACTGGGCCGGCTCGATATCCATGGCTGGCTGGGCGAACTCGGCCTGGAGCGGCAGCTGTCGCAGTCGCGCAGCAATGGTTTGAATGCGGTGCTGGCCAGGATGCGCGAACTGGCAGCCTAA
- a CDS encoding ATP-binding protein: MIAAPSGQSLQRCESEPIRIPGSIQAHGYLLAFDEAERLIKHISRNVPELLGKPEPELLDRPLVSVLPPELHEQVLQALTLEHLEEANPLGWIRPTRDMDVILHRNHGLVFMEFEPDDHGGVEPAGLARALARLQQARNLTELCEGAVREVRTLTGFDRVVVYRFDDGGDGQVVSEDRVEDIDSYLGMHFPASDIPAQARALYHENWIRSIPDADYAPVPLVPAYLHGTAYDPIDLTHAVLRSVSPIHCQYVRNQGLRASMSVSLISDDKLWGLISCGHREPLLLPFRTRMACRSIGVLVSLMIRALENRQVQREIDAREAQLAALIQAMCDSRGEVLSGLCERATDLLELVEAQGVAVLVEDELCTLGDCPSAEDIRLLAGWVTAEMDASGIYSTRCLADELPDARRYSDRASGLLALALPKPVRNLVLWFRPEIVTTVVWSGNPTKLEPTPDSNLNYPHPRRSFDAWKELVRLRSERWRHSDLFAAKDLRRSAIEIDLARQVERERQAVRLRDEIVAAVSHDLRSPISIILLKVGMLQRLLEKLTLGDERLTGSLEVIETAAQRMNALISDLLDLSKIESERLALDLKPARLADVCAQPILLSRPLAESKAVSLEYAADLDIQVQVEAERIFQVLMNLLGNAIKFTAPGGLVQLSMQRVGDMAEISVTDNGRGMSQAQQARVFERFWHVQEDNPTGHGLGLYIAKGIVEAHGGQIAVTSALGQGSTFTFTLPLAQQTA, translated from the coding sequence ATGATCGCTGCACCTTCCGGCCAGTCTCTGCAACGCTGCGAAAGCGAGCCGATCCGTATCCCCGGCTCGATCCAGGCCCATGGTTACCTCCTCGCCTTCGACGAGGCGGAGCGCCTGATCAAACACATCAGCCGCAATGTGCCGGAGCTACTGGGCAAGCCGGAGCCGGAGCTGTTGGACCGCCCCCTGGTAAGCGTGCTGCCACCCGAGTTGCATGAACAGGTGCTGCAGGCACTCACTCTCGAACATCTGGAAGAAGCCAATCCTCTTGGTTGGATTCGCCCGACCCGGGACATGGACGTGATCCTGCATCGCAACCACGGCCTGGTGTTCATGGAGTTCGAACCTGATGACCATGGTGGCGTGGAGCCAGCCGGTCTGGCGCGGGCCCTGGCGCGTCTGCAGCAGGCCAGGAACCTGACCGAACTGTGCGAAGGTGCGGTACGCGAGGTGCGCACCCTGACCGGTTTCGACCGAGTGGTGGTCTATCGCTTCGACGATGGCGGCGATGGGCAGGTAGTGAGCGAGGATCGCGTCGAGGATATCGACAGCTATCTGGGGATGCATTTTCCGGCGAGCGACATTCCAGCCCAGGCGCGTGCCCTGTACCACGAGAACTGGATTCGCAGCATTCCGGATGCCGACTATGCACCCGTGCCGCTGGTACCCGCCTACCTGCATGGCACCGCCTATGACCCCATAGACCTCACCCATGCGGTCTTGCGCAGTGTCTCGCCCATTCATTGCCAGTACGTGCGCAACCAGGGTTTGCGGGCGTCCATGAGCGTGTCGCTGATCAGCGACGACAAGCTCTGGGGGCTGATCAGCTGCGGGCATCGCGAACCGCTGCTGCTCCCCTTCCGTACGCGGATGGCCTGTCGTTCGATTGGGGTACTGGTCTCGCTGATGATCCGGGCACTGGAAAATCGGCAGGTCCAGCGCGAGATCGATGCCCGGGAGGCGCAACTCGCCGCACTTATTCAGGCCATGTGCGACAGCCGCGGCGAGGTGTTGAGCGGTCTGTGCGAACGGGCGACGGACCTGCTGGAGCTGGTCGAGGCGCAGGGCGTGGCCGTGCTGGTGGAGGACGAGCTCTGCACCCTGGGCGACTGCCCGAGCGCGGAGGACATCCGTCTGCTCGCCGGCTGGGTCACCGCCGAGATGGATGCCTCGGGCATCTATTCGACCCGTTGCCTGGCCGACGAGCTGCCCGATGCGCGCCGCTACAGCGACCGTGCCAGTGGCCTGCTGGCCCTGGCGCTGCCCAAGCCGGTACGCAACCTGGTGCTCTGGTTCCGCCCCGAGATCGTGACCACCGTGGTCTGGAGCGGTAATCCGACCAAGCTCGAACCCACCCCGGATTCGAATCTCAATTATCCCCATCCGCGGCGCTCCTTCGATGCCTGGAAGGAACTGGTCCGCTTGCGCTCGGAGCGCTGGCGGCATTCCGACCTGTTCGCCGCCAAGGATCTACGGCGCTCGGCCATCGAAATCGACCTGGCCCGCCAGGTGGAGCGCGAGCGCCAAGCGGTGCGGCTGCGCGACGAGATCGTCGCGGCGGTGTCGCACGACCTGCGCAGCCCCATCAGCATCATTCTGCTGAAGGTGGGGATGTTGCAGCGCCTGCTGGAAAAACTGACGTTGGGCGATGAGCGGCTGACCGGTTCGCTCGAGGTAATAGAGACGGCGGCCCAGCGCATGAACGCCTTGATCAGCGATCTGCTGGATCTGTCGAAGATCGAATCCGAACGCCTGGCGCTGGATTTGAAACCCGCGCGTCTGGCGGACGTCTGTGCGCAGCCCATCCTGCTATCGCGCCCGCTGGCGGAAAGCAAGGCAGTCAGTCTGGAGTACGCCGCCGACCTGGATATCCAGGTACAGGTGGAGGCCGAGCGCATCTTCCAGGTGCTGATGAATCTGCTGGGCAACGCCATCAAGTTCACCGCGCCCGGGGGGCTGGTGCAGCTCAGCATGCAGCGGGTCGGCGACATGGCTGAAATCAGCGTGACCGACAACGGCCGCGGCATGAGTCAGGCGCAGCAGGCGCGGGTCTTCGAACGCTTCTGGCATGTGCAGGAAGACAATCCCACGGGTCATGGCCTGGGGTTGTATATCGCCAAGGGCATCGTCGAGGCCCACGGCGGTCAGATTGCTGTCACCAGTGCGTTGGGCCAAGGCAGTACCTTCACCTTCACCCTACCGCTCGCGCAGCAAACCGCTTAA